In Mangifera indica cultivar Alphonso chromosome 7, CATAS_Mindica_2.1, whole genome shotgun sequence, the genomic window GTTAAAGATGTTCTGTATGATTTCATGATCAGGTTTCTGTATTTCACAGGATTGGTTGGACATTGATTTTGGAATTGCAGAGGGAGTTGACTTCATTGCCATCTCATTTGTCAAGTCAGCTGAAGTGATTAATCATCTTAAGAGCTATATCGCTGCACGACCTCGTGATAGGTGCTAATTTTTTGTTACACTTATGTTATAGCTTCTGTACTATCACCATAACGTCTTCTTCTTAGATGCATCACTTCTTTGTCTGGTGTGAATTATTAAAAggttgatataataatattactttctGCACTCTAAGTTTGAGCgactcaattttattttactttaattgtGTGTTTTAACATGGCTCTGCTGTGATATCCCCAATTTCCAGAATGGTTGTATTATGTGTGTCAGTATTTATGGTTGATAGAATTTCAATGCTATGATGCAGTGATATCGCTGTAATTGCAAAGATTGAAAGTATTGATTCATTGAAGAACTTAGAAGAGATTATTCAAGCATCTGATGGAGCTATGGTTGCAAGAGGAGATTTGGGTGCCCAGATACCATTGGAACAGGTTCCATCAGCACAGCAAAGGATTGTTCAGGTGTGCAGGCAGCTGAACAAGCCAGTTATTGTTGCCTCTCAGTTACTTGACTCTATGATTGAGTATCCTACACCAACCAGAGCTGAAGTAGCCGATGTTTCTGAAGCAGTTCGACAGAGGGCAGATGCTCTGATGCTCTCTGGTGAGTCAGCTATGGGCCAGTTCCCGGATAAGGCATTGACTGTTCTTAGAAGTGTCAGTCTCAGAATTGAGAAGTGGTGGAGAGAAGAGAAACGCCATGAAGCTATGGAACTCCCTGATATTGGATCCTCCTTTCCAGACATTATTTCAGAAGAAATTTGTAATTCTGCTTCTGAGATGGGTAAgtagaatttaattttgcatTTGTTGCTTGATTCAGTAAATTTTGCCATCTTTTTTCATGGTAATGTGTTATTGAGGCAATTTTATTGGGGGTTTtctacttaaaaataattttaggaGTCCACATTCTTGTATTTGTTACTTGAAACATTTTTGCTGTTATACGTTGATTGTGTGTTTTGATTCTTGCTGTGGTTCTGTTTTTAATTTACAGCCAATAATCTAGAGGTAGATGCACTTTTTGTGTACACAAAGACAGGCCACATGGCATCTCTCTTGTCACGTTGCCGACCTGACTGCCCGATCTTTGCATTTACAACCACAACATCTGTGAGAAGGCGCCTGAATCTGCAATGGGGTTTGATACCATTCCGCTTGAGCTTCTCTGATGATATGGAAAGCAACCTTAATAAAACTTTCTCTCTTCTCAAGGCCAGGGGTATGATCAAATCAGGTGACCTTGTTATTGCGGTTTCAGACATGTTGCAGTCAATCCAAGTTATGAATGTTCCTTGAGTCTAACTTCTCTTAAGATTGAAAGTGTTTCTAGATTAGTCAAATCAATTTTGGCCATCGTGCCCTTCCTCGTTCAATATCTTGGTTATTGgttgaaagaaaatgattacCGTAGAGGCTACACAGCCGCCAGATGAGCTTCTGGAGTTACTTCAGGTGACACAATTTATATACTCTGTTTTTATATTAGTTAGGGTGAGGGTGATATCTGCAAAATGTGCTTAATAAAATCAGATCTGTAATTCTTTTTgctgttttatttttctgtgtAAGAGCTGTTGCACTGTGATTCTGTTATGTTTGCTTAAATTTAAAGCAATACACGTCTCCGAGCACTTTCAAATGGATTTGTTCAGTGAATATTTTTCAACGAAGTTACACCAAAattctcaaatatcataaacTTGATTCTATATGTTCTGCTTTTATGTGAGGAGTGTGCAAAGATTCAGCCCAGTTGCTTTAAACCTAACCCCAGTGCGCCTACACATTACAACAACTGCATTTATGAGCTTCTCAACTGTTATCTGGTATCTTATTGTCCAATTCTTATTATCCTCTCATCTCCTGGATTcacattttattaaacaattcaGACAATGTATTTCACGACTTTACAAACAATAATTAGATTGCGtcaagggttttttttaattttttcggCAAATCACGTTTCGTGGAATAGTGATAATTGGTGTGATGAGTTTTGAAACAAAGATGTGAAGCAATGGCCATCCCTCTACACCAACTCTCCAGCCCACCTCACCCTTTGTAACCTCGATAGACCTTCATCACTTCCTAGAAACCCACCTAAAGCCGTTGTCCTCCTCTGGGTACCCACCGAAGGCCACTGTCATTGTTATCCCATAGCCTACGTACCCAACTACCTGCTGCTTAAAGCCATCTCATCCGCAGTCCAGGAACTCCACAGCCAATTAATGGTgatattttggttttgttaatTTGTGATTGTTTGGAGTCGAtgaattttggttttatttatttggtggTAGAGGCAG contains:
- the LOC123221317 gene encoding pyruvate kinase isozyme A, chloroplastic, which gives rise to MSQSIQLFTHSSNITLLKPKHNHALLTASPRRLHVNTTKRRSVEIKASASSSPDPKVLLTHNGAPESGPHVAKTQSFFSDSSSIDVDAVTEAELKENGFRSTRRTKLVCTIGPASCGFEQLEALAVGGMNVARINMCHGTREWHKQVIECVRRLNEEKGYAVAIMMDTEGSEIHMGDLGGAPSAKAEDGEIWTFSVRAFDAPLPERTINVNYDGFAEDVRVGDELLVDGGMVRFEVIEKIGPDVKCRCTDPGLLLPRANLTFWRDGSVVRERNAMLPTISSKDWLDIDFGIAEGVDFIAISFVKSAEVINHLKSYIAARPRDSDIAVIAKIESIDSLKNLEEIIQASDGAMVARGDLGAQIPLEQVPSAQQRIVQVCRQLNKPVIVASQLLDSMIEYPTPTRAEVADVSEAVRQRADALMLSGESAMGQFPDKALTVLRSVSLRIEKWWREEKRHEAMELPDIGSSFPDIISEEICNSASEMANNLEVDALFVYTKTGHMASLLSRCRPDCPIFAFTTTTSVRRRLNLQWGLIPFRLSFSDDMESNLNKTFSLLKARGMIKSGDLVIAVSDMLQSIQVMNVP